The Streptomyces sp. NBC_01255 genome window below encodes:
- a CDS encoding (2Fe-2S)-binding protein, which yields MRVNFTVNGRPQEADDVWEGESLLYVLRERMGLPGSKNACEQGECGSCTVRLDGVPVCSCLVAAGQVEGREVVTVEGLAEFAKDRAEHAGCAAGTCGTSLDAAKRWEAKPGQDSQTGEGVELSPIQQAFIDAGAVQCGFCTPGLLVAADEMLERNPSPTDADIREALSGNLCRCTGYEKILDAVRLAAARQERQEEAV from the coding sequence ATGCGCGTCAATTTCACGGTCAACGGCCGTCCCCAGGAAGCCGACGACGTCTGGGAGGGCGAGTCCCTCCTCTACGTCCTGCGTGAGCGGATGGGCCTCCCCGGCTCCAAGAACGCCTGCGAGCAGGGCGAGTGCGGTTCCTGCACCGTCCGCCTCGACGGCGTGCCGGTCTGTTCCTGCCTCGTCGCCGCCGGTCAGGTCGAGGGCCGCGAGGTCGTCACCGTCGAAGGCCTCGCCGAGTTCGCCAAGGACCGCGCGGAGCACGCCGGTTGCGCCGCGGGCACCTGTGGCACCTCGCTCGACGCCGCCAAGCGGTGGGAGGCGAAGCCCGGTCAGGACTCGCAGACCGGTGAGGGTGTCGAACTCTCCCCGATCCAGCAGGCGTTCATCGACGCCGGCGCCGTCCAGTGCGGTTTCTGCACCCCCGGTCTGCTCGTCGCGGCCGACGAGATGCTGGAGCGCAACCCGTCCCCGACGGACGCGGACATCCGCGAGGCGCTCTCCGGCAACCTGTGCCGCTGCACGGGCTACGAGAAGATCCTCGACGCGGTCCGCCTCGCGGCCGCTCGCCAGGAGCGTCAGGAAGAGGCGGTCTGA
- a CDS encoding FAD binding domain-containing protein translates to MDFLRPASWEEALAAKAEHPTAVPIAGGTDIMVEINFDHRRPEYLLDLNRIELLREWEVGEENVRLGASVPYTQIMENLRTELPGLALASHTVASPQIRNRGGVGGNLGTASPAGDAHPALLAAGAEVEVESVRGSRFIPIDEFYTGVKRNALQPDELIKTVHVKKADGPQQYSKVGTRNAMVIAVCAFGLALHPETRTVRTGIGSAAPTPIRAKEAEAFLNAALEEGGFWDNGKIITPSIAKQFADLCSGAANPIDDVRGTAKYRRHAVGIMARRQLGWTWEQYRGSGRTLEGAA, encoded by the coding sequence ATGGACTTCCTTCGCCCCGCCAGCTGGGAGGAGGCGCTCGCCGCCAAGGCCGAGCACCCCACGGCCGTGCCCATTGCGGGTGGCACCGACATCATGGTCGAGATCAACTTCGACCACCGGCGGCCCGAGTACCTCCTGGACCTGAACCGTATCGAGCTGCTGCGCGAGTGGGAGGTCGGGGAGGAGAACGTCCGCCTCGGCGCGTCCGTTCCGTACACCCAGATCATGGAGAACCTGCGGACCGAGCTCCCGGGCCTGGCCCTCGCCTCGCACACGGTCGCCTCCCCGCAGATCCGCAACCGCGGCGGCGTCGGGGGCAACCTCGGCACCGCCTCGCCCGCCGGTGACGCCCACCCCGCCCTGCTCGCCGCGGGTGCCGAGGTCGAGGTCGAGTCGGTCCGCGGCAGCCGGTTCATCCCGATCGACGAGTTCTACACGGGCGTGAAGCGCAACGCGCTCCAGCCCGACGAGCTCATCAAGACCGTCCACGTCAAGAAGGCGGACGGCCCCCAGCAGTACTCCAAGGTCGGCACCCGCAACGCGATGGTCATCGCCGTCTGCGCCTTCGGCCTGGCCCTGCACCCGGAGACCCGGACGGTGCGTACCGGCATCGGCTCCGCCGCGCCGACCCCGATCCGTGCCAAGGAGGCCGAGGCCTTCCTGAACGCGGCTCTCGAAGAGGGCGGCTTCTGGGACAACGGCAAGATCATCACCCCGTCGATCGCGAAGCAGTTCGCCGACCTCTGCTCGGGCGCCGCCAACCCGATCGACGATGTCCGAGGCACCGCCAAGTACCGCCGCCACGCCGTCGGCATCATGGCCCGCCGCCAGCTCGGCTGGACCTGGGAGCAGTACCGCGGAAGCGGCCGCACGCTTGAGGGAGCTGCATAA
- a CDS encoding PucR family transcriptional regulator, translating into MRLRALLENDALGLRLLGGDDELDRTVRGVMTTDLKDPSRYLSGGELVLTGLAWLRDAADAEPFVRILASAGVAALAAGEAELGDIPDDLVQACLRHRLPLFAVNETVAFATITEHVVRQVSGERAGDLAAVVDRHRRLMTSGPAGGGPEVVLDLLGSDLDLRAWVLSPTGRQIAGAGEPLDSGLAATLAGEHLAATRTGRRGPHRLSIAGATYSLFPIRNTGRGPAPASRDVRETVLSDWLLAVEADAGDWPAARLDLLQGVTQLIAVERDRRDAARTVRRRLAQEVLELVQTGAAPAEIAARLRVAAPVLLPGLGTSPHWQVVVARVDWEQEAGQGNAVDGGPVAQALLEEILVDPATVGAESADRIAVAHSGDEAIALVPLATAPLPDSEDEGAATALGLHADALLAAVRAPLSSGLADDGRLTLGVSAAVHSAEGLRGALEEARHARRVAAARPGRVCAAGHHELASHVLLLPFVPDDVRRAFTARLLDPLRDYDRRHRAELIPTLEAFLDCDGSWTRCATRLHLHVNTLRYRVGRIEQLTGRDLSRLEDKLDFFLALRMS; encoded by the coding sequence ATGCGGCTGCGCGCACTGCTGGAGAACGACGCGCTGGGGCTGCGGCTGCTCGGCGGCGACGACGAGCTGGACCGCACCGTCCGCGGTGTGATGACGACTGACCTCAAGGATCCCAGCCGGTACCTGTCCGGCGGCGAGCTGGTGCTCACCGGCCTCGCCTGGCTGCGGGACGCGGCCGACGCCGAGCCCTTCGTCCGGATCCTGGCCTCGGCCGGGGTGGCGGCCCTCGCGGCGGGCGAGGCGGAGCTCGGCGACATCCCCGACGATCTCGTACAGGCGTGTTTGCGCCATCGGCTGCCGCTCTTCGCGGTGAACGAGACCGTTGCGTTCGCGACGATCACCGAGCACGTTGTTCGACAGGTGTCCGGCGAGCGGGCGGGCGACCTGGCGGCCGTCGTCGACCGGCACCGGCGGCTCATGACCTCGGGACCGGCGGGCGGCGGACCCGAGGTCGTCCTCGACCTGCTCGGCTCCGACCTGGACCTCCGGGCCTGGGTCCTCTCCCCCACCGGCCGCCAGATCGCGGGCGCCGGCGAGCCCCTCGACAGCGGCCTCGCGGCGACCCTGGCGGGCGAGCACCTGGCCGCGACCCGGACCGGCCGGCGCGGCCCGCACCGGCTGAGCATCGCCGGAGCCACGTACTCGCTGTTCCCGATCCGCAACACCGGCAGGGGCCCGGCCCCCGCCTCCCGTGACGTGCGCGAGACGGTCCTGTCGGACTGGCTGCTCGCCGTCGAGGCGGACGCCGGGGACTGGCCCGCCGCCCGTCTTGACCTGCTCCAGGGCGTCACCCAGCTGATCGCCGTCGAGCGGGACCGGCGCGACGCGGCCCGTACGGTACGGCGCCGGCTCGCCCAGGAGGTCCTGGAGCTGGTGCAGACGGGCGCCGCGCCCGCCGAGATCGCGGCCCGTCTGCGGGTCGCGGCCCCGGTGCTGCTGCCCGGGCTCGGCACGTCCCCGCACTGGCAGGTCGTCGTCGCCCGCGTCGACTGGGAGCAGGAGGCCGGCCAGGGCAACGCCGTGGACGGCGGCCCGGTCGCCCAGGCGCTCCTGGAGGAGATCCTCGTCGACCCGGCGACCGTCGGGGCCGAGTCCGCGGACCGGATCGCCGTCGCGCACAGCGGCGACGAGGCGATCGCGCTGGTCCCGCTGGCCACCGCGCCGCTGCCGGACAGCGAGGACGAGGGCGCGGCGACCGCGCTCGGGCTGCACGCGGACGCGCTGCTCGCCGCCGTACGCGCCCCGCTCTCCTCCGGCCTCGCCGACGACGGGCGGCTCACGCTCGGCGTCAGCGCGGCCGTGCACTCGGCAGAGGGCCTGCGAGGGGCCCTGGAGGAGGCCAGGCACGCCCGCCGGGTCGCCGCGGCCCGTCCGGGCCGGGTCTGCGCCGCGGGCCACCACGAGCTCGCCTCGCACGTCCTGCTGCTGCCGTTCGTGCCGGACGACGTCCGCCGCGCGTTCACGGCCCGGCTGCTCGACCCGCTGCGCGACTACGACCGCCGTCACCGCGCGGAGCTCATCCCGACCCTGGAGGCGTTCCTCGACTGCGACGGCTCCTGGACGCGCTGCGCCACTCGGCTGCACCTGCACGTGAACACGCTGCGCTACCGGGTGGGCCGGATCGAGCAGCTCACGGGCCGCGACCTCTCCCGTCTGGAGGACAAGCTCGACTTCTTCCTCGCCCTCCGGATGAGCTGA
- a CDS encoding ABC transporter substrate-binding protein: protein MNTPPSPSGAEQTDGSPVRLGALVPLTRPGWVGAGRHLLAGLDLAVREVNDSGGIDGRPLELVVRDTAADPVRAAAAVDELAGLGVAAVVGEYHSVVARAVAARADALGVPYLCSSAVLDTLTEEPTEWVARLAPAQSRGWRIYADFLLGTGRHRIAVATQPSVYWASGARVLRDHVAPRGGTVVELDTNDLTPEALCDALVDHGAAALLLLVGHPEPAVPIVRAVRSDPRLAELLVGAPAGQPEFAEWVGALGADGAGIPFLRYLPEHLGPLGERVGKELRERLGEAPSFVAFEGWDTVTVLAGALRAHGTDRSAVAAAWPHVTAEGTRGPIRFTRPPGIGVWQWAWAPIQVTDRDPAEPDRFRILHTG from the coding sequence GTGAACACTCCGCCATCGCCGTCCGGAGCGGAGCAAACGGACGGGTCGCCCGTCCGCCTCGGCGCTCTCGTCCCGCTGACGCGCCCCGGCTGGGTCGGGGCGGGCCGCCATCTGCTCGCCGGGCTCGACCTGGCCGTCCGTGAGGTCAACGACTCCGGCGGGATCGACGGCAGGCCACTGGAGCTGGTGGTCCGGGACACCGCGGCCGACCCCGTACGGGCCGCTGCGGCCGTGGACGAACTGGCCGGGCTGGGCGTGGCCGCCGTGGTGGGCGAGTACCACAGCGTCGTCGCCCGCGCCGTCGCCGCCCGGGCCGACGCCCTCGGCGTGCCGTACCTCTGCTCGTCCGCGGTGCTCGACACGCTCACCGAGGAGCCGACGGAGTGGGTCGCGCGGCTGGCCCCGGCCCAGTCCCGCGGCTGGCGGATCTACGCGGACTTCCTCCTCGGCACCGGCCGGCACCGGATCGCCGTGGCGACCCAGCCGAGCGTCTACTGGGCGTCCGGGGCCCGCGTCCTGCGGGACCACGTCGCTCCCCGCGGCGGCACCGTCGTCGAACTCGACACGAACGACCTCACCCCCGAGGCCCTGTGCGACGCCCTCGTCGACCACGGCGCGGCGGCGCTCCTCCTGCTGGTCGGCCACCCGGAGCCGGCGGTCCCGATCGTCCGGGCCGTCCGGAGCGACCCGCGGCTCGCGGAGCTCCTCGTCGGAGCCCCGGCCGGACAGCCGGAGTTCGCCGAATGGGTGGGAGCGCTCGGCGCGGACGGCGCCGGGATCCCGTTCCTGCGCTACCTGCCCGAGCACCTCGGCCCACTCGGCGAACGCGTGGGGAAGGAGCTCCGCGAACGGCTGGGCGAGGCACCCTCGTTCGTCGCCTTCGAGGGCTGGGACACCGTCACCGTCCTCGCCGGGGCACTGCGCGCCCATGGCACGGACCGGTCGGCCGTCGCCGCCGCATGGCCGCACGTGACGGCTGAGGGCACCCGAGGGCCGATCCGCTTCACCCGCCCGCCGGGCATCGGCGTGTGGCAATGGGCATGGGCGCCCATCCAGGTCACCGACCGGGACCCGGCGGAACCCGATCGCTTCCGCATCCTCCACACCGGCTGA